Proteins from one Sulfurovum sp. TSL1 genomic window:
- a CDS encoding 2-isopropylmalate synthase, which translates to METIKIFDTTLRDGEQSPGASMNTEEKIQIAAQLERLGVDIIEAGFAAASPGDFDAIDKISQRVTNSTVCSLARAIDADVKAAGEAIAKAKMKRIHTFIATSSIHMEHKLKMKPDEVIKRAVRAVEYARTFVEDVEFSCEDAGRSDIGFMKEISDAVIEAGATTINLPDTVGFRLPFEIGAMVKEMSEYTKGRAIISVHNHNDLGLGVANSLEAVINGARQIECTINGLGERAGNAALEEIVMALKTRADVFAGYQTNINTKEIYPSSRLIANITGIEPQPNKAIVGKNAFAHESGIHQDGMLKNKETYEIIRPEDIGLTMDDTLVLGKHSGRAAFKDKLAKLGFTLEDEALNASFERFKIMADRKKEIYDDDLRALVTDEMTTAPKVFELVSLQLMDCSNGVPSAAVSIKKDDKEIIDAGIGEGTIDAVFKTIDRISGYDGQLMDYKVKSVSEGKDALANVTVKVSFNGEPAIIGHGLNIDTMLASARAYIGALNSYLSMEGKLKSRHTDSSKTI; encoded by the coding sequence ATGGAAACCATAAAAATATTCGATACCACATTGAGAGACGGTGAGCAGAGCCCCGGGGCTTCTATGAACACCGAAGAGAAGATCCAGATCGCTGCACAGTTGGAGCGTTTGGGTGTAGACATCATTGAAGCAGGATTTGCCGCTGCAAGTCCCGGAGATTTTGATGCGATCGATAAAATATCACAAAGGGTCACAAACTCGACAGTCTGTTCCTTAGCCAGAGCTATAGATGCAGATGTGAAAGCGGCAGGAGAAGCCATCGCCAAAGCAAAGATGAAACGTATCCACACATTCATCGCTACTTCAAGCATCCATATGGAACACAAGCTTAAGATGAAACCTGATGAAGTGATCAAAAGAGCGGTAAGAGCCGTTGAATATGCGCGTACATTCGTAGAGGATGTAGAGTTTTCCTGTGAAGACGCGGGCCGTTCGGACATCGGTTTTATGAAAGAGATAAGTGATGCAGTCATAGAGGCAGGTGCAACGACCATAAACTTACCCGATACCGTTGGATTCAGACTTCCTTTTGAGATCGGTGCGATGGTCAAAGAGATGAGCGAATACACCAAAGGCAGAGCGATCATCTCTGTACATAATCACAACGATTTAGGTTTGGGGGTCGCAAACTCTTTAGAGGCGGTCATCAACGGAGCAAGACAGATAGAGTGTACCATCAACGGTTTGGGTGAAAGAGCGGGGAACGCAGCCCTTGAAGAGATCGTCATGGCATTAAAGACACGTGCGGATGTCTTTGCCGGCTATCAAACCAATATCAACACTAAAGAGATCTATCCATCAAGCCGTTTGATCGCCAACATTACAGGCATAGAACCTCAGCCAAACAAAGCCATTGTCGGTAAAAATGCTTTTGCACATGAGAGCGGCATACACCAGGACGGTATGTTGAAAAATAAAGAAACCTATGAGATCATCCGTCCGGAAGACATCGGATTGACTATGGATGACACGTTGGTCTTAGGGAAACATTCGGGTCGCGCTGCCTTTAAAGACAAATTGGCCAAATTAGGGTTTACTTTGGAGGATGAGGCATTAAATGCTTCCTTTGAACGTTTTAAGATCATGGCAGATAGAAAAAAAGAGATTTATGATGATGATTTAAGGGCCTTGGTCACTGATGAAATGACCACGGCACCTAAGGTATTTGAATTGGTCTCTTTACAGTTAATGGATTGTTCCAATGGTGTACCCTCTGCCGCTGTCAGTATCAAAAAAGATGATAAAGAGATCATCGATGCAGGTATAGGGGAAGGAACGATCGATGCGGTCTTTAAGACCATAGACAGGATCTCCGGATATGATGGGCAATTGATGGACTACAAAGTCAAATCGGTCAGTGAGGGCAAAGATGCCTTGGCAAATGTCACCGTGAAAGTCTCCTTCAACGGAGAACCTGCCATCATAGGACACGGATTGAACATTGACACGATGTTGGCTTCTGCAAGGGCTTATATCGGTGCTTTGAATTCCTACTTGAGCATGGAAGGGAAGTTGAAGTCTCGTCATACGGACAGCTCAAAGACTATCTAG
- the ftsH gene encoding ATP-dependent zinc metalloprotease FtsH: MAKQHNNQDNNNNNNNFFNNNPLLAFAIFSIVIIMIFKSFVGDSGGLGNMLDSNNVTQTKTVKYSEIKSEIAKGTITSVKLTPTTVEAIADVDGRKTRFVAQNVPTYDKDLIPLLEEKHIPYEGIMGGGFLSDLLGSLLPILIFFAIWIFLAKKMSKGMGGGILGAGKADKLINSEKPDTKFHDVQGVEEAKDEVKEIVDFLKFPERYIELGAKIPKGLLLVGPPGTGKTLLAKAVAGEASVPFFSVSGSSFIEMFVGVGASRVRDLFAQAKKEAPAIIFIDEIDAIGKSRASGGQMGGNDEREQTLNQLLAEMDGFGTDTPVIVLAATNRPEILDAALLRAGRFDRQVLVDKPDYDGRLAILKVHSKDVKLAANVDLTIVAKQTAGLAGADLANIINEAALLAGRFNKKEIEQADLLEAIERSFVGLEKKNRKISEMEKKIVAYHESGHALMAELTEGATRVTKVSIIPRGLGALGYTLHLPEDEERFLKQKHELMAEIDVLLGGRAAEEVFIGEISTGAGNDLNRATTILKDMISVYGMTDVAGLMVLSRSQNSFLGGGAVSTDYSEKMAEDMDNYIRTTLNERYTYVKNTLTDYHQAIENMTAVLLDVEVIEGKKVRQIIENYEKENNLKSRLAHGDKIAKAKAKSEAEAAEKEETDE; encoded by the coding sequence ATGGCTAAGCAACATAATAACCAAGATAATAATAACAATAATAATAATTTTTTTAACAACAACCCGCTATTGGCATTTGCGATCTTCTCTATCGTGATCATCATGATCTTCAAATCATTTGTAGGTGATAGTGGAGGTCTGGGCAATATGTTGGACAGCAACAATGTCACACAAACCAAAACAGTCAAATACTCGGAGATCAAGAGTGAGATTGCAAAAGGGACAATCACCTCAGTGAAGCTTACCCCTACAACGGTAGAAGCTATCGCTGATGTGGATGGACGCAAAACGCGTTTTGTTGCACAAAATGTCCCTACCTATGATAAAGATCTTATCCCTCTTTTGGAAGAAAAACATATCCCCTATGAAGGGATCATGGGCGGTGGCTTTCTTTCTGATCTTTTAGGCTCACTGCTGCCTATCCTGATCTTCTTTGCTATCTGGATCTTTTTGGCCAAAAAAATGTCCAAAGGTATGGGTGGCGGCATACTGGGTGCTGGTAAAGCCGACAAGCTGATAAATTCCGAGAAACCAGATACAAAGTTTCATGATGTACAGGGAGTGGAGGAAGCCAAAGATGAAGTGAAGGAGATCGTTGATTTCCTTAAATTCCCTGAACGCTACATAGAACTCGGGGCAAAGATCCCCAAAGGTCTGCTTTTAGTAGGACCTCCGGGAACCGGTAAAACACTTCTTGCAAAAGCGGTTGCGGGTGAAGCATCTGTACCTTTCTTCTCTGTCAGCGGTTCAAGCTTCATTGAAATGTTCGTGGGTGTCGGTGCGAGTCGTGTACGTGATCTTTTTGCCCAGGCGAAAAAAGAGGCTCCGGCGATCATCTTCATCGATGAGATCGATGCTATCGGTAAAAGCCGTGCATCCGGCGGACAGATGGGTGGAAATGATGAGAGAGAACAGACACTCAACCAGCTTCTGGCAGAGATGGACGGTTTTGGTACAGATACGCCTGTGATCGTACTTGCTGCAACAAACAGACCCGAAATACTGGATGCAGCCCTGCTCAGAGCAGGACGTTTCGACAGACAGGTACTTGTAGACAAACCTGATTATGACGGGCGTTTGGCTATCTTGAAAGTACACTCCAAAGATGTGAAACTTGCAGCCAATGTTGATTTGACCATTGTGGCAAAACAGACAGCCGGTCTGGCAGGTGCCGATCTGGCAAATATCATCAATGAAGCTGCTCTTCTGGCCGGGAGATTCAATAAAAAAGAGATAGAACAAGCAGACCTCCTGGAAGCGATAGAGCGTTCATTTGTAGGACTTGAAAAGAAGAACAGAAAGATCTCTGAAATGGAGAAAAAGATCGTAGCCTATCATGAAAGTGGGCATGCACTGATGGCAGAGCTTACAGAAGGTGCCACACGTGTGACCAAGGTCTCTATCATTCCAAGAGGATTGGGTGCACTGGGCTATACCCTGCACCTTCCTGAAGATGAAGAGCGTTTCTTAAAACAAAAACATGAACTTATGGCTGAGATAGATGTACTTCTAGGTGGCCGTGCAGCCGAGGAGGTTTTCATCGGTGAGATCAGTACCGGTGCAGGGAATGACCTTAACCGTGCTACGACTATCTTAAAAGATATGATCTCTGTGTATGGGATGACAGATGTGGCAGGGCTCATGGTGCTTTCCCGCAGCCAAAACTCTTTCCTTGGGGGAGGTGCGGTATCCACAGACTATAGTGAGAAAATGGCAGAAGATATGGATAACTATATCCGTACCACTCTGAATGAGCGTTATACCTATGTCAAGAATACCTTAACTGATTACCATCAAGCCATAGAAAACATGACGGCTGTACTGTTGGATGTTGAAGTGATCGAAGGGAAAAAAGTACGTCAGATCATAGAAAACTATGAAAAAGAGAATAATTTAAAAAGCCGTTTAGCCCATGGTGACAAAATAGCAAAAGCAAAAGCAAAATCTGAAGCTGAAGCGGCTGAGAAAGAAGAAACAGACGAGTAG
- a CDS encoding uroporphyrinogen-III synthase, with product MQRIQNILEPLNLIYYAYDEKMNILILDKNWSSEYTFPELIKITHALSKNHILFFIDEDKSIVIADSDTLLKKVKRCFRSMIANIKNSRMPIYILSDKKVKWAKNLPVFDIEPIQQEVDLFPYDALVFTSKNALYALDTMDQTWKKKPAYVIAPETAKIVKHLGGNLKFVGKKKHGDQFGLEIAEKYRHQKLLYIRGSKVVSDLVSILNRDDIQCDELIIYQTVCKTFDKKVKLPKNSTIIFSAPSTIECFLKNIAWDESFKAIAIGKTTANYFPKNITPVISDTTSLESCVKKAIELNS from the coding sequence ATGCAAAGAATACAAAACATACTGGAACCATTGAATTTGATCTACTATGCCTATGATGAAAAAATGAATATTTTAATATTGGATAAAAATTGGTCCAGTGAGTATACCTTCCCGGAATTGATCAAAATCACGCATGCACTCAGTAAAAATCATATCCTTTTTTTTATTGATGAAGATAAATCTATAGTGATCGCAGATTCAGATACTTTATTGAAAAAGGTAAAAAGATGCTTCAGATCAATGATCGCAAACATCAAAAACAGCAGAATGCCTATCTATATTTTAAGTGATAAAAAAGTGAAATGGGCAAAGAACTTACCGGTGTTTGACATAGAACCGATCCAACAAGAGGTTGATCTGTTTCCTTATGATGCTTTGGTCTTTACATCCAAAAATGCACTTTATGCGCTTGATACGATGGATCAAACCTGGAAAAAAAAGCCCGCGTATGTGATAGCACCTGAAACGGCTAAAATAGTGAAACACTTAGGCGGAAATCTTAAATTTGTTGGCAAAAAAAAACATGGGGACCAGTTTGGATTAGAGATAGCAGAAAAATACAGGCATCAAAAACTACTTTATATCAGGGGCTCCAAAGTCGTCTCGGATCTTGTGAGCATTTTAAATCGCGATGACATACAATGTGACGAATTGATCATCTATCAAACGGTTTGTAAAACATTCGATAAAAAAGTCAAACTGCCGAAAAATTCAACGATTATATTCTCTGCACCTTCAACGATCGAATGTTTTTTAAAAAACATCGCTTGGGATGAAAGTTTTAAAGCCATAGCCATAGGGAAGACAACAGCGAATTATTTCCCCAAAAATATTACTCCTGTCATTTCTGACACTACTTCACTGGAGTCTTGTGTTAAAAAAGCGATAGAATTAAACAGCTAG
- the pssA gene encoding CDP-diacylglycerol--serine O-phosphatidyltransferase — MKNAKLVYILPNLFTASSIFVGVISMVEASKGNVVLASWLILLALVFDGLDGRIARMTNTTSQFGVEFDSLADIISFGIAPAMLLYFFTGDAFGRFGILVSALYVIFGAIRLARFNISTAKTDPNVFIGLPIPTAAIFVSMWILLFHKYTLEDYGIVLLFLTLGIAVLMVSNFRYPSFKKVSLDKPMVFKTMIMLMLTASLLYLFSAEGFAILILGYTLYGPLRALRTLNVRNIKIKR; from the coding sequence ATGAAAAATGCAAAGCTTGTCTATATCCTGCCAAATCTGTTTACTGCAAGCAGTATTTTTGTAGGCGTGATAAGTATGGTCGAAGCTAGCAAGGGAAACGTTGTACTTGCTTCATGGCTCATCCTCTTGGCACTTGTCTTTGACGGTTTGGATGGCCGTATTGCACGGATGACAAACACCACCAGTCAGTTTGGAGTGGAATTTGACTCTTTGGCGGACATTATCTCTTTTGGTATCGCTCCAGCCATGCTGCTCTATTTTTTTACGGGGGATGCGTTTGGACGCTTTGGCATACTGGTCTCTGCACTCTATGTGATCTTCGGTGCGATCCGTTTGGCACGATTTAACATCTCTACGGCAAAGACAGACCCCAACGTATTTATAGGACTGCCTATTCCCACTGCAGCCATCTTTGTCTCCATGTGGATACTTCTCTTTCACAAATACACACTTGAAGATTACGGCATTGTATTGCTTTTTTTGACACTCGGGATTGCAGTACTGATGGTCAGTAACTTTCGGTACCCTTCATTTAAGAAAGTCAGCCTGGATAAACCCATGGTCTTTAAAACCATGATCATGCTGATGCTGACTGCTTCACTGCTCTATCTTTTTTCGGCAGAGGGCTTTGCTATTCTTATCTTAGGGTATACACTTTATGGTCCTCTTCGTGCATTGCGGACATTAAATGTACGAAATATCAAAATTAAAAGATAA